The following proteins come from a genomic window of Flavobacterium crocinum:
- a CDS encoding alpha/beta hydrolase has protein sequence MSTIPVYFMPGLAASSSIFERIKLDENIFEMCLLEWEIPNPRESLSDYALRISKNIKHENPVLIGVSFGGILVQEIAKHIKARKVIIISSVRSNLEFPRRMKIGKKTKAYKLIPMQLILNVEKLAKFSFGEKVNKRIKLYEKFLAVRDLGYLQWAVETVILWDRDKIDENVVHIHGDKDDVFPIKYIDKCILVKGGTHIMILNKYKWLNENLPSIILE, from the coding sequence GAATTAAATTGGATGAAAATATTTTTGAAATGTGCCTTCTCGAATGGGAAATTCCAAATCCAAGAGAATCTTTATCAGACTATGCACTTCGAATCAGTAAAAATATCAAACATGAAAATCCTGTTTTGATTGGAGTTTCCTTTGGTGGAATTCTGGTTCAAGAAATCGCTAAACATATTAAAGCCCGAAAAGTAATTATTATATCGAGTGTTAGAAGTAATCTCGAATTTCCTAGAAGGATGAAAATAGGAAAGAAAACAAAGGCATACAAACTAATTCCGATGCAGTTGATTTTAAATGTAGAGAAATTGGCAAAATTTTCATTTGGCGAAAAAGTCAATAAAAGAATTAAGTTGTATGAGAAATTTCTAGCTGTTCGTGATTTGGGTTATCTGCAATGGGCAGTAGAAACAGTAATTTTATGGGATCGAGATAAAATTGATGAAAATGTAGTACATATTCACGGAGACAAAGATGATGTTTTTCCGATTAAGTATATTGATAAATGTATTTTAGTAAAAGGAGGAACACATATAATGATTTTGAATAAGTATAAATGGCTCAATGAGAATTTGCCTTCGATTATACTTGAGTGA